One region of Roseovarius faecimaris genomic DNA includes:
- a CDS encoding ornithine cyclodeaminase family protein, translating to MQVFDAEEVHRLLPYETLIPALQRMHEGEIPEGDGVYTSDPAGTGNMFVTLPGWLGGRLIVVKMVGVFPANRDRDPPIGSVLGAVAAFDAETGAPVLVADGEAMTYRKTAAVSGLGTALLAPPEPRELLVVGAGGLSPHVAMAHIAARPSIARVRIWNRTDARAEALANKLRRQGITAEAAPDLDTAVAEADVISCVTMARAPLVKGRLLKPGAHVDLVGAYLPDMREADDETMRRGRVYTCCDRGRDEVGELLLPVEAGALRWEDIRGEAFGLVQGRHTGRTSDSQITIFKNIGGAHQDVFTTVILKDAAGL from the coding sequence ATGCAGGTGTTCGATGCCGAAGAGGTGCACCGGTTGTTGCCTTATGAAACGCTCATCCCCGCGCTGCAACGGATGCACGAGGGCGAGATACCTGAAGGCGATGGTGTCTATACCAGTGATCCCGCAGGGACGGGCAACATGTTTGTCACCTTGCCCGGCTGGCTGGGCGGGCGCCTTATTGTCGTGAAGATGGTCGGTGTGTTTCCGGCAAACCGGGATCGTGATCCGCCGATCGGTTCGGTGCTGGGCGCGGTTGCCGCGTTCGATGCGGAAACCGGGGCGCCGGTGCTGGTTGCCGATGGCGAGGCAATGACCTATCGCAAAACCGCTGCTGTCTCCGGGCTGGGGACTGCGCTGCTGGCCCCGCCTGAGCCGCGCGAACTGCTCGTCGTGGGGGCAGGGGGGCTGTCCCCGCATGTCGCGATGGCCCATATCGCAGCCCGCCCTTCGATTGCGCGGGTGCGCATCTGGAACCGCACCGACGCACGGGCCGAGGCCCTGGCAAACAAGCTGCGCAGGCAGGGTATCACCGCCGAAGCGGCCCCGGATCTCGATACGGCCGTGGCCGAAGCGGATGTGATCAGCTGTGTCACGATGGCGCGCGCGCCGCTTGTGAAGGGCAGGCTTCTGAAACCCGGCGCACATGTGGACCTTGTCGGTGCCTACCTGCCGGATATGCGCGAGGCCGACGATGAAACGATGCGGCGCGGCAGGGTATATACCTGCTGTGACCGCGGTCGCGACGAAGTTGGGGAGTTGCTGTTGCCGGTCGAAGCAGGCGCGCTCAGATGGGAGGACATCCGGGGGGAGGCCTTCGGACTTGTGCAGGGCCGCCACACAGGGCGCACATCCGACAGCCAGATAACCATCTTCAAAAACATCGGAGGCGCGCATCAGGATGTGTTCACAACCGTGATCCTCAAAGACGCAGCGGGCCTGTGA
- a CDS encoding FAD-dependent oxidoreductase: MNAPDRPTTSDPLLQPFQLAHLTLRNRIMSTSHAIGFGEDGMPAGRYQRYHEAKAQGGIGLTMFGGSTNVSRDSANTFGQLSASDDRVIPFFQEFADRIHKHGAALMCQLTHLGGRSQWRGDNWLPTVSPSRFREPLHRGFTKEMQAEDIDRVIADFGQAARRCYEGGLDGCELHITGHLIGQFWSPATNRRTDAFGGSLENRARFGLMALEEIRRVVPQPFVVGVRMVVGEGDNGEMPDEDYIAMAELLERSGFIDFFNFGYGRIDTEVGLARYMPGMALGLAPQLRPVANFRKNVGLPVFHAARINDLATARYAVGEGHVDLIGMTRAHIADPHIARKVSEGAEETIRPCVGATYCSWHGSCIHNPAIGREDVLPHVIGKADKAKRVTVVGAGPGGLEAARICAERGHEVTLFEAAPKAGGQVLLAAKLDLRRDLIGIVDWRVSELERLGVGVHYNVYADETHIAETQPDTVIIATGGVPDRLEDIPGAELGTPLWEALEAAAPPEGDVIFYDGTGTAAGLNGAHTLAAAGANLTYVTPDSTAGAEVSYIERPLQMRAFYNSGARLCPDLTLRAVTRQDNRLCLSFENSYSGEAVEMSCDTLIYEHGTLPVDGLYLDLAGLSRNRGLPDLAALTSAQPQPETTGDGYALYRIGDAVSSRDIHAAILDAARLCTRL, encoded by the coding sequence ATGAATGCCCCAGACCGCCCCACTACCAGCGACCCGCTTTTGCAGCCCTTTCAACTGGCGCATCTGACGCTTCGCAACAGGATCATGAGCACCTCCCATGCCATCGGCTTTGGCGAGGATGGCATGCCCGCCGGGCGCTATCAGCGGTATCACGAGGCAAAGGCCCAGGGCGGCATAGGGCTGACCATGTTTGGCGGCTCGACCAATGTATCACGCGACAGCGCCAATACCTTTGGCCAGCTCAGTGCCAGCGATGATCGCGTCATTCCCTTCTTTCAGGAATTTGCAGATCGCATACACAAACATGGGGCGGCACTCATGTGCCAACTGACCCATCTTGGCGGGCGCAGCCAATGGCGCGGCGACAACTGGCTGCCCACCGTCTCGCCCAGCCGGTTCCGCGAACCCCTGCACCGTGGGTTCACAAAGGAGATGCAGGCCGAGGATATCGACCGCGTGATCGCCGATTTCGGCCAGGCCGCGCGGCGCTGTTACGAAGGCGGGCTGGATGGGTGCGAGCTTCACATTACCGGGCACCTCATTGGACAATTCTGGTCGCCCGCCACGAACCGGCGCACCGATGCATTCGGCGGCAGTCTGGAAAACCGGGCGCGCTTTGGCCTCATGGCGCTTGAGGAAATCCGCCGCGTGGTGCCCCAGCCTTTTGTCGTGGGCGTGCGCATGGTTGTCGGAGAAGGCGACAATGGTGAGATGCCGGACGAGGACTATATCGCGATGGCCGAGCTTCTCGAACGCTCGGGGTTCATCGACTTCTTCAACTTCGGATATGGCCGTATCGACACCGAGGTCGGGCTGGCGCGCTATATGCCGGGCATGGCCCTTGGATTGGCTCCGCAATTGCGGCCGGTGGCGAATTTTCGCAAGAATGTCGGCTTGCCGGTCTTTCACGCGGCGCGGATCAATGACTTGGCGACGGCGCGCTACGCAGTGGGCGAAGGGCATGTCGATCTCATCGGGATGACCCGCGCGCATATCGCTGATCCGCACATTGCCCGCAAAGTATCGGAAGGCGCAGAAGAGACGATCCGCCCCTGTGTCGGCGCCACATACTGTTCCTGGCACGGAAGCTGCATTCACAACCCCGCCATCGGCCGCGAGGATGTCCTGCCGCATGTGATCGGCAAAGCCGACAAAGCCAAACGTGTCACGGTTGTGGGTGCCGGGCCCGGCGGGCTGGAAGCCGCACGCATCTGCGCGGAGCGGGGCCACGAGGTGACACTGTTCGAGGCGGCCCCGAAAGCGGGCGGTCAGGTGTTGCTTGCGGCAAAGCTCGACCTCAGGCGCGATCTGATCGGCATCGTTGATTGGCGTGTCAGCGAGCTGGAAAGGCTTGGCGTAGGTGTGCACTACAACGTTTACGCAGATGAAACCCATATCGCCGAAACGCAGCCCGATACGGTCATCATCGCCACCGGAGGCGTGCCCGACAGGCTGGAGGACATTCCCGGTGCCGAGCTTGGAACCCCCCTCTGGGAGGCACTCGAAGCCGCTGCGCCGCCCGAGGGCGACGTGATCTTTTACGATGGTACCGGCACCGCCGCGGGCCTGAACGGGGCGCACACGCTGGCGGCGGCGGGTGCAAACCTGACCTATGTGACACCCGACAGCACCGCCGGCGCCGAAGTCAGCTATATCGAGAGGCCGCTCCAGATGCGCGCCTTCTACAACTCGGGCGCTCGTCTGTGTCCCGATCTCACCCTTCGTGCCGTGACGCGTCAGGACAATCGCCTGTGTCTTTCATTCGAGAACAGCTATAGCGGTGAGGCGGTGGAAATGAGCTGTGACACCCTGATTTACGAACACGGCACCCTCCCGGTCGATGGCCTGTATCTTGACCTTGCGGGCCTGTCCCGCAATCGCGGACTACCTGATCTGGCCGCCTTGACCAGCGCACAGCCACAGCCGGAAACGACTGGTGACGGGTATGCGCTTTACCGGATCGGTGATGCCGTGTCCTCTCGTGACATCCATGCCGCGATCCTTGATGCCGCACGGCTGTGCACACGCCTGTGA
- a CDS encoding class I SAM-dependent methyltransferase, translating to MMDPRLQIRVQRYGWDAAASHYHAGWQEQLKSAHDTLLEMAQIQPGDRVIETACGSGMVTTRLAKIVGQDGHVIATDLSQGMIDDLKRRMTEAGIGNVEACRMPAEKLDHPDDTFDAAICALGLMYMPDPEKAVEEMTRLVAPGSTVSATVWGERRNCGWADVFPIVDARVASEVCPMFFGTGAPNALVTLFEKAGLTDVTEHRQSDLLSFTDEKAMLDAVLMGGPVALAVKRFDNATLSEVCHDFLNSVAAFRAPDGRYHIPGEFVSVSARVPGA from the coding sequence ATGATGGATCCAAGGCTTCAGATCAGAGTGCAGCGCTATGGATGGGATGCGGCGGCAAGCCATTATCACGCGGGCTGGCAGGAGCAGTTGAAGTCGGCGCACGATACGCTGCTTGAGATGGCTCAGATCCAGCCCGGCGATCGCGTGATTGAAACAGCCTGCGGGAGCGGCATGGTGACGACCCGTCTTGCAAAGATCGTCGGGCAAGACGGGCATGTGATTGCAACGGATCTGTCACAGGGCATGATTGATGATCTGAAACGCCGGATGACAGAGGCCGGGATTGGCAATGTCGAGGCATGTCGAATGCCCGCCGAAAAACTGGATCATCCGGATGATACCTTTGACGCGGCCATCTGCGCGCTGGGGCTCATGTATATGCCGGACCCGGAAAAGGCTGTCGAAGAAATGACCCGTTTGGTTGCTCCGGGCAGCACGGTTTCCGCCACGGTCTGGGGGGAGCGACGCAATTGCGGCTGGGCGGATGTTTTTCCCATCGTTGATGCACGGGTCGCGTCGGAGGTCTGTCCAATGTTCTTTGGCACCGGTGCCCCGAATGCGCTTGTCACTCTTTTTGAAAAGGCCGGATTGACGGATGTCACCGAGCACCGCCAATCGGACCTGCTGAGTTTCACGGATGAAAAAGCGATGCTTGATGCCGTCCTGATGGGAGGGCCGGTCGCTCTTGCGGTCAAACGGTTCGACAATGCGACATTGAGCGAGGTATGTCATGACTTCCTGAACTCGGTGGCGGCGTTTCGCGCCCCCGATGGCCGCTATCATATCCCCGGGGAGTTTGTTTCAGTGTCGGCACGGGTGCCAGGAGCCTAG
- a CDS encoding OsmC family protein, translated as MNRDQQAADGQKRAIAVFEKRPNLAHVMNEGAATITDGLACRFSDGSHAIEIDMPEAIGGTGTAPSPGYLGRAAICSCIAIGIKMTATREKMALDTVSVSIEQDFDNRGVLGMPGASAVPADTRITIKIASSAPPIEVEALVHRALRIDPWYLSFQNAQPVHVSCMTTEDVA; from the coding sequence ATGAACAGAGATCAGCAGGCCGCAGACGGCCAGAAACGCGCGATTGCCGTATTCGAAAAACGACCGAACCTTGCCCATGTCATGAACGAGGGAGCCGCGACCATCACGGACGGGCTGGCATGCCGGTTTTCAGACGGCAGCCATGCGATAGAGATCGACATGCCGGAGGCCATCGGCGGCACAGGTACCGCACCTTCGCCGGGTTACCTCGGGCGCGCCGCGATCTGCAGTTGCATCGCGATTGGCATTAAGATGACCGCCACCCGCGAGAAGATGGCACTCGACACTGTCTCGGTGTCCATCGAACAGGATTTCGACAATCGTGGGGTTCTGGGAATGCCGGGGGCAAGTGCTGTGCCCGCCGACACCCGGATTACGATTAAGATTGCCAGTTCGGCTCCGCCGATCGAGGTCGAGGCGCTTGTCCACCGCGCGCTCCGGATCGATCCTTGGTATCTCAGCTTTCAGAACGCGCAGCCGGTTCATGTCTCATGCATGACAACAGAGGACGTCGCATGA
- a CDS encoding winged helix-turn-helix transcriptional regulator: MSDKSYPKFCPVVMAASLLEPRWTMLLLCEMWSGSTRFNEIQRGVPGMSPGLLSKRLKEMEASGLVKKTSGSTGRHAEYVTTAMADELEPIIRSLGEWAHRNIDCNVSLQDLDARLLMWKIRGKIDLLQMPKRKSVIQFILHDAPNDTANYWLVAKPGEETDLCFTDPKFDVDLYVVSELRALTSAFMGHSTFEREIDRGQISLSGSDALARTLTKWLVRSSFAEFAQMRL; encoded by the coding sequence ATGTCTGACAAGAGTTACCCGAAATTCTGTCCCGTGGTGATGGCCGCGAGCTTGCTGGAACCGCGATGGACGATGTTGCTGCTCTGCGAGATGTGGTCGGGATCGACCCGCTTCAACGAGATTCAGCGTGGCGTTCCGGGTATGTCACCGGGGCTGTTGTCTAAGCGGCTCAAAGAAATGGAGGCAAGCGGTTTGGTCAAGAAGACCAGCGGATCGACGGGCAGACATGCCGAATATGTCACCACCGCCATGGCCGATGAGCTTGAACCGATCATCCGCAGCCTCGGGGAATGGGCCCATCGCAATATCGATTGCAATGTTTCGCTGCAGGATCTGGATGCGCGGCTTCTGATGTGGAAAATCCGCGGCAAGATCGACCTTCTGCAAATGCCCAAGCGGAAAAGCGTCATCCAGTTCATTTTACACGATGCGCCAAACGACACGGCGAACTACTGGCTGGTTGCCAAGCCCGGCGAGGAAACCGATCTGTGCTTTACCGACCCGAAATTCGACGTCGATCTCTACGTTGTGTCCGAGTTGCGTGCGCTGACCTCTGCATTCATGGGGCATTCCACCTTTGAGCGAGAGATTGACCGTGGACAGATTTCGCTTTCGGGGAGCGATGCGCTGGCGCGAACGCTGACAAAATGGCTCGTGCGGAGCAGCTTTGCCGAGTTTGCGCAAATGCGGCTCTGA
- a CDS encoding CocE/NonD family hydrolase, protein MNRQPTPASGIRSIEHVWIPMPDGVRLAARMWMPAQIPTGGVPALFEYIPYRKADMVRARDERNHPFLAQNGYVSLRVDMRGSGDSDGVMPDMYAPEELCDARHIIEWLTDQEWCNGRVGMFGTSWGGTAALQASLDAPEALKAVIAVCATHDRYEDDIHHKGGCLITDTFEWGATLPSILALPPTPQSGSDWYERWLARLENLASPVENWVREEARGTYWRHGSVKHQVERIGCPVLSVGGWSDRYSNSVMSLVDACPDKVWGIVGPWGHHYPDHGHPGPAIGFQQVALDWWDHWLRPDCAPAPGWPKLRVWLREFEPPQDALEMRNGAWVESGPAKCETEIRQMWLAKDNILACAASDCPDEWPVPTDLRHGQASGDTGYFGRYGGLPLEQSEDDARCLFFETPPLDEDMLLYGSVEVELELDVKDPRSQVCLRLNDISPQGVSSRVGLCVLNLALDDALDAPEAAIGAGLRKVRLRFHSTAYRFRAGHRMRLAIASSYWPIVWTPPRMEGLTVRPGCVSLPLLPQMPEELREAFPAPQDLPADKPFETLAAPRLIRSRRADGDTDCAMAWHQPLTTVHYSDICTTFSYETWADHRIQTSDPTSAQSVFVHAMSVDRPDGRASVTSRIRTTCTTDCYLIENAIEVSWSGRMIFSRDRSHTIERKLS, encoded by the coding sequence ATGAATAGACAGCCGACCCCGGCCTCCGGCATTCGGAGTATTGAGCATGTCTGGATCCCGATGCCCGATGGCGTGCGCCTGGCGGCCCGGATGTGGATGCCGGCGCAGATCCCGACGGGGGGAGTGCCCGCGCTTTTCGAGTACATCCCCTATCGCAAAGCTGACATGGTCCGCGCCCGGGATGAAAGGAACCATCCGTTTCTTGCGCAGAACGGCTATGTCAGTCTGCGGGTCGATATGCGCGGGTCGGGCGATAGTGATGGGGTGATGCCGGATATGTACGCGCCGGAGGAGCTGTGCGATGCGCGCCATATCATCGAGTGGCTGACCGATCAGGAATGGTGCAACGGACGGGTCGGGATGTTTGGCACCTCCTGGGGCGGTACGGCGGCACTCCAGGCCAGCCTCGATGCCCCCGAAGCGCTCAAGGCGGTCATCGCGGTCTGCGCCACCCATGACCGGTATGAGGACGACATCCATCACAAGGGCGGATGCCTGATCACCGATACGTTCGAATGGGGGGCGACCCTGCCTTCGATCCTGGCCTTGCCGCCGACGCCTCAGAGCGGCAGCGACTGGTATGAGCGCTGGCTCGCGCGCCTCGAAAACCTGGCCTCTCCGGTCGAAAACTGGGTGCGCGAGGAGGCCCGGGGCACGTATTGGCGACACGGCTCGGTCAAGCATCAGGTTGAGCGGATCGGATGTCCGGTGCTCTCGGTGGGCGGCTGGTCGGACCGTTATTCGAACTCGGTCATGTCGCTGGTCGATGCCTGCCCTGACAAGGTCTGGGGGATTGTCGGGCCCTGGGGGCATCATTATCCCGATCATGGACATCCCGGACCGGCGATTGGCTTTCAGCAGGTGGCCCTGGACTGGTGGGATCACTGGTTACGGCCCGACTGTGCGCCGGCTCCAGGCTGGCCCAAGCTGCGTGTCTGGTTGCGCGAATTCGAGCCGCCGCAGGATGCGCTTGAGATGCGCAATGGCGCGTGGGTCGAAAGCGGCCCGGCAAAATGCGAAACCGAGATACGGCAGATGTGGCTGGCCAAGGATAACATCCTGGCCTGTGCTGCGTCCGATTGCCCGGACGAATGGCCCGTGCCGACGGATTTGCGGCATGGCCAGGCATCTGGCGATACCGGGTATTTCGGCCGGTATGGGGGCCTGCCGCTTGAGCAGTCCGAAGATGATGCAAGATGCCTTTTCTTTGAAACACCCCCGCTTGACGAGGACATGCTGCTCTATGGCAGTGTCGAGGTTGAGCTGGAGCTGGACGTCAAAGATCCCCGCAGCCAGGTTTGTCTTCGGCTCAATGACATTTCACCTCAGGGGGTGTCGTCACGGGTGGGCCTCTGCGTGCTGAACCTGGCGCTGGACGACGCACTGGATGCCCCGGAGGCTGCTATAGGCGCCGGGCTGCGCAAGGTTCGTCTTCGGTTTCATTCAACCGCCTATCGTTTCAGGGCCGGGCACCGCATGAGATTGGCCATCGCCTCGTCCTACTGGCCGATTGTCTGGACGCCGCCGCGCATGGAGGGGCTGACCGTCCGGCCGGGCTGTGTGAGCTTGCCCCTGCTTCCGCAAATGCCGGAGGAATTGCGCGAGGCGTTTCCCGCCCCGCAGGATTTGCCTGCGGACAAGCCCTTTGAAACGCTTGCGGCGCCACGGCTGATCCGGTCACGCCGGGCGGATGGGGACACGGATTGCGCGATGGCGTGGCATCAACCGCTTACAACCGTGCACTACAGCGATATCTGCACCACATTCTCTTACGAAACATGGGCGGATCACCGGATTCAGACGAGCGACCCAACGTCTGCGCAGAGTGTCTTTGTTCATGCCATGAGTGTGGACAGGCCGGACGGGCGTGCCTCTGTGACGTCCCGCATACGCACGACCTGCACGACCGATTGCTACCTGATCGAGAACGCGATTGAAGTTTCCTGGTCGGGAAGAATGATATTCAGCCGCGACCGGTCCCATACCATTGAAAGAAAACTCTCCTGA
- a CDS encoding ABC transporter substrate-binding protein yields MEDRKLAVLKERAQSGISRRDFMRSAATAGLSVAMAGGLWSEALAMTPQKGGSLKAGADGGASTDTFNPLEMAGADHPTMSILSSYDTLVEIDENGTPQPSLAESWEGNADGTWAIKLRQGVEFHNGKTLTADDVVWSLNQHLSENNRAAEAQQIVQNFEELRADGPDTVIIKQKEVNFDLPTHLSAFALLIGAEGTEDWTVGGTGPYVTEDWQPGVQYLGRKFANYYREDDGHFDEVELLNITDPGARMSGLLSNTLHAIGSPETKTAGRLADAPGFELVQVSATQHYTCDMRADMDPFTNGHLRNAVKWGINRQEIVDKVLSGYGTVGNDLPISSGQQFYNDQLEQREYDPDKARFHLKQAGFDAIDLTLSTSDGAFGGAVDAAVLMQSSMADAGMNVEVDRRPADGYWSEVWLQVPWCMVYWNGRPTIDWMFSSTYTSESDWNSSAFRNATFDGLLVSARAEPDEAKRREMYHEAQRLFWEESGTSVFAFANILIGHSDKLAHGPVGVSRRMDDSRLHRRWWMA; encoded by the coding sequence ATGGAAGATCGCAAGCTTGCGGTACTCAAGGAACGTGCGCAGTCCGGTATCTCGCGTCGTGATTTCATGCGCAGCGCGGCGACCGCAGGATTGAGCGTCGCGATGGCGGGTGGACTGTGGTCTGAAGCACTGGCGATGACGCCGCAAAAGGGCGGCAGCCTGAAGGCCGGGGCTGATGGCGGGGCGTCGACCGACACCTTCAATCCGCTCGAAATGGCTGGGGCGGACCATCCGACCATGTCGATCCTGTCGAGCTATGACACGCTCGTCGAAATCGACGAGAACGGCACGCCGCAACCCAGTCTTGCAGAAAGCTGGGAAGGCAATGCCGATGGCACCTGGGCGATCAAACTGCGTCAGGGCGTCGAATTCCATAATGGCAAGACGCTCACGGCCGATGATGTGGTCTGGTCGCTGAACCAGCATCTGAGCGAAAACAACCGCGCGGCCGAAGCGCAGCAGATCGTTCAGAATTTCGAGGAGCTGCGTGCAGATGGCCCCGACACGGTGATCATCAAGCAAAAAGAGGTCAATTTCGATCTGCCGACCCATCTGTCGGCCTTTGCGTTGCTGATCGGAGCGGAAGGAACCGAGGATTGGACCGTTGGCGGCACCGGGCCTTATGTCACCGAAGACTGGCAGCCGGGGGTTCAGTATCTGGGCCGCAAATTTGCCAACTACTATCGTGAGGATGACGGCCATTTCGATGAGGTCGAACTGCTCAACATCACCGATCCGGGCGCGCGTATGTCAGGCCTTTTGTCCAACACATTGCACGCCATTGGCTCTCCCGAAACCAAGACTGCCGGGCGGCTGGCCGATGCGCCCGGCTTTGAGCTGGTGCAGGTGTCGGCCACGCAGCACTACACCTGCGATATGCGCGCCGACATGGACCCTTTCACCAATGGCCATCTGCGCAACGCGGTGAAATGGGGCATCAACCGTCAGGAAATCGTCGACAAGGTGCTGTCGGGCTATGGCACGGTGGGTAACGACCTTCCGATCAGCAGCGGTCAGCAGTTTTACAACGATCAGCTGGAGCAACGAGAATACGACCCTGACAAGGCGAGGTTCCATCTCAAGCAAGCGGGGTTCGATGCGATTGATCTGACGCTGTCCACATCGGACGGGGCATTCGGCGGAGCGGTGGACGCCGCGGTGCTGATGCAATCCTCGATGGCGGACGCGGGTATGAATGTCGAGGTCGACAGGCGTCCGGCTGACGGGTATTGGTCCGAGGTCTGGCTGCAGGTTCCGTGGTGCATGGTCTACTGGAACGGGCGCCCGACGATTGATTGGATGTTCAGCTCGACCTACACCTCCGAGAGCGACTGGAACTCCAGCGCCTTCCGAAACGCAACCTTCGACGGGCTGCTGGTCAGCGCGCGGGCCGAACCCGACGAGGCCAAGCGGCGAGAGATGTATCACGAAGCGCAACGGCTTTTCTGGGAGGAAAGCGGTACGTCGGTCTTTGCCTTCGCGAACATCCTCATCGGACATTCCGACAAGCTGGCGCATGGGCCTGTCGGGGTCAGCCGCCGGATGGATGACAGCCGTTTGCACCGCCGCTGGTGGATGGCTTGA
- a CDS encoding helix-turn-helix domain-containing protein, whose translation MDKTAVIHNMAKSLLSVGSEIRQLRKARQMTLKSLSEASGVSLSHLSAIERGTAQPSMDVLNSVATALSVTPDWFFARRSGDGPIEQACVVRAQNRRNLNSLYQQSVRELGYTDALLSSSIGGDFYMGMTVYEPYSDQYEDTLLKHIGEVHAFMIEGELQVQIADEVITLHEGDSYSCDAEIPHRAINLSDKPARLIWAISPVVIPKDVLDSDDDTSATEKDEK comes from the coding sequence ATGGACAAAACTGCAGTCATACATAACATGGCCAAGAGCTTGCTGTCGGTGGGGTCCGAAATCCGTCAGCTCCGTAAGGCGCGGCAGATGACCCTGAAATCGCTCAGCGAAGCCAGCGGTGTATCGCTGAGCCATCTCAGCGCCATCGAGCGAGGCACGGCGCAGCCCTCCATGGATGTGCTGAACAGCGTGGCCACCGCCCTGTCAGTGACACCGGACTGGTTCTTTGCGCGCAGGTCCGGCGATGGCCCGATCGAGCAAGCCTGCGTCGTGCGCGCGCAGAACCGGCGCAATCTGAATTCGCTCTACCAGCAGTCGGTGCGGGAGCTGGGCTATACCGATGCGCTGCTTTCCAGCTCAATCGGTGGCGACTTTTACATGGGCATGACGGTCTACGAGCCATACTCCGATCAATACGAGGATACGCTGCTCAAACATATCGGCGAAGTTCATGCCTTTATGATCGAAGGCGAGCTACAGGTTCAGATCGCGGATGAGGTGATCACTTTGCATGAGGGGGATAGCTATAGCTGTGATGCCGAAATCCCCCACCGTGCCATTAACCTGTCGGACAAGCCCGCCCGCCTGATCTGGGCGATATCGCCCGTCGTGATTCCCAAGGACGTGCTGGACAGCGACGATGACACAAGCGCCACAGAGAAAGACGAAAAATGA